One region of Micromonospora ureilytica genomic DNA includes:
- a CDS encoding DinB family protein → MEQTIDPTLGPVLARTGDERAVLTSFLDFHRAVVLRKLRGLSDADARHRLVPSATTLVGLVKHLTVVERNWFPTLLAPEPGDVYLTSEEDAVASFTLGDQETVAGLVEAYERACARSRAVAASVDLDHVVPHPQLGEVSVRWILVHMIEETARHAGHADILRELTDGDSGAF, encoded by the coding sequence ATGGAGCAGACGATCGATCCCACGCTCGGTCCGGTGCTCGCCCGCACCGGCGACGAGCGCGCCGTCCTGACCTCGTTCCTCGACTTCCATCGGGCCGTCGTGCTGCGCAAACTGCGCGGTCTCTCCGACGCCGACGCCCGCCACCGGCTGGTGCCCTCGGCGACCACGCTGGTGGGGCTGGTCAAGCACCTGACAGTGGTCGAGCGGAACTGGTTCCCGACCCTGCTGGCCCCCGAGCCCGGCGACGTCTACCTGACCTCCGAGGAGGACGCCGTCGCCAGCTTCACTCTCGGCGACCAGGAGACCGTCGCAGGGCTCGTTGAGGCGTACGAGCGGGCCTGCGCCCGTTCCCGGGCGGTCGCCGCGAGCGTCGACCTCGACCACGTGGTGCCGCACCCGCAGCTCGGCGAGGTGTCGGTGCGCTGGATTCTCGTGCACATGATCGAGGAGACGGCCCGGCACGCGGGCCACGCCGACATCCTGCGCGAGCTGACCGACGGCGACTCCGGCGCGTTCTGA
- a CDS encoding polysaccharide pyruvyl transferase family protein, with the protein MTHGAGLTIGVLGSYGGRNLGDEAILTGLLTDLRTQEPNARIIVFSRNPEHTRAAHPDVEAVPWEGVSRTDSALVLAQLDLLILGGGGILYDREARRYLRVVRVAQERGLPLITYAVGVGPLSDGVDTGMVRETLSSATQVTVRDQESRMVLEEAGLLNPITVTADPAFLLQPEEFPAHLLAEEGVPVGKRLVGISVREPGRAAERLDVDGYHRLLAQIGDFLVHRIDAYVLFVPMERDDIRHAHGVLSHMVAAERGRILHGTYSPQQVLGLMRHFDLAVGMRLHFLIFAAMVGTPFLPLPYAGKVFDLAQRLGVPALRGVEREVEGPLLAEVDRLWDEREQRAEATARRVAEVCDQARGTSEVTRGVLESLRSQTLTRV; encoded by the coding sequence ATGACGCATGGCGCCGGACTGACCATCGGTGTGCTGGGTTCGTACGGTGGGCGAAACCTCGGTGACGAGGCGATCCTCACCGGCCTGCTCACCGATCTGCGTACGCAGGAACCGAACGCCCGGATCATCGTCTTCTCGCGGAACCCGGAGCACACCCGGGCCGCACACCCGGACGTCGAAGCGGTGCCGTGGGAGGGCGTGAGCCGTACCGATTCGGCCCTCGTCCTGGCCCAGCTGGACCTGCTCATCCTGGGCGGCGGCGGCATCCTCTACGACCGGGAGGCCCGCCGTTACCTGCGGGTGGTCCGGGTCGCCCAGGAGCGGGGCCTGCCGCTGATCACGTACGCGGTGGGGGTCGGGCCGCTCAGCGACGGGGTGGACACCGGCATGGTCCGGGAAACGCTCTCCAGCGCGACCCAGGTGACCGTCCGGGACCAGGAGTCCCGGATGGTGCTGGAGGAAGCCGGCCTGCTGAACCCGATCACGGTCACCGCGGACCCGGCTTTCCTGCTGCAACCGGAGGAGTTCCCTGCCCACCTGCTGGCCGAGGAGGGTGTGCCGGTCGGCAAGAGGTTGGTCGGGATAAGCGTGCGGGAGCCGGGCCGGGCCGCCGAACGCCTCGACGTGGATGGTTACCACCGGCTGTTGGCCCAGATCGGTGACTTCCTGGTGCACCGGATCGACGCGTACGTGCTGTTCGTGCCGATGGAACGCGACGACATCCGGCACGCCCACGGGGTGCTGTCCCACATGGTCGCCGCCGAGCGGGGTCGAATCCTGCACGGCACCTACTCGCCGCAGCAGGTGCTGGGGTTGATGCGCCACTTCGACCTGGCCGTCGGCATGCGCCTGCACTTCCTGATCTTCGCGGCGATGGTCGGTACGCCGTTCCTGCCCCTGCCGTACGCCGGAAAGGTCTTCGACCTGGCCCAACGGCTCGGTGTGCCGGCGCTACGCGGCGTGGAGCGGGAGGTCGAGGGGCCGCTGCTGGCCGAGGTCGACCGACTCTGGGACGAGCGGGAGCAGCGCGCCGAGGCCACCGCCCGACGGGTGGCGGAGGTGTGCGATCAGGCGAGGGGCACCTCGGAGGTCACCCGCGGCGTGTTGGAGAGCCTGCGCAGCCAGACCCTCACCCGGGTCTGA
- a CDS encoding GNAT family N-acetyltransferase — protein MELTLTPMTAQDLARLLGELEQGYAEDLVVNRGLTRMIQLIEAELTQFGVPELGLNVFGTNTVAIGLYRGLGFEVTSQQMAKRLTPAS, from the coding sequence GTGGAGTTGACGTTGACACCGATGACGGCGCAGGACCTGGCCCGGTTGCTCGGTGAATTGGAGCAGGGGTACGCCGAGGACCTCGTCGTGAACCGGGGGCTGACCCGGATGATTCAGCTCATCGAGGCCGAACTCACCCAGTTCGGCGTGCCCGAGCTGGGTCTGAACGTCTTCGGTACGAACACCGTGGCGATCGGCCTCTACCGCGGTCTGGGCTTCGAGGTCACCTCGCAGCAGATGGCGAAGCGCCTCACCCCGGCGAGCTGA